A region from the Kazachstania africana CBS 2517 chromosome 11, complete genome genome encodes:
- the LDS1 gene encoding Lds1p (similar to Saccharomyces cerevisiae YAL018C; ancestral locus Anc_7.85) produces MSFALSLLLTGAGGLAYKFDREQILKPHPGIKYDFNDYNLHGLKRCFKESLERCETGAKNFIPLFRKSLFYPLKGMVTLARNKKLYASEVIYIQSVYCVMYFIILTLYLNTITPMYVSFLALLGPLGVMIATLHGLLHANLLTMMFMRMSHFQAKLVILTCKREPDVPIYPIGKPVKYYIPWNCKYFWLVYFPLKFVKYLYGYIVLCVLLVISALPIIGPFLFHFLVSPFITKIYFSKNLRINGVSNINRQNFFYDNLGSYVAFGLTAGFLESIPIIAGFMLSVNSMSSAMWFNDNFN; encoded by the coding sequence ATGAGTTTTGCCCTCAGTTTACTTCTAACTGGTGCTGGTGGATTGGCATACAAGTTTGATAGAGAACAGATTCTCAAGCCACATCCAGGTATTAAGTATGATTTTAACGATTATAATTTACACGGTTTGAAACGTTGCTTCAAAGAATCTTTAGAACGTTGTGAAACTGGTgctaaaaattttattccGTTATTCAGGAAAAGTTTATTCTATCCATTAAAAGGAATGGTGACATTAGCAAGGAATAAAAAACTGTACGCGTCGGAAGTCATATACATACAAAGTGTCTATTGTGTAATGTATTTCATTATACTGACACTGTACCTCAATACGATAACGCCAATGTATGTCTCATTTCTAGCTCTATTGGGTCCCCTTGGTGTCATGATAGCTACACTTCATGGATTGTTACATgcaaatttattaactATGATGTTCATGAGAATGTCCCATTTTCAAGCAAAATTGGTCATTTTAACGTGTAAAAGAGAACCTGATGTGCCAATATACCCTATAGGTAAACCAGTTAAATATTACATCCCCTGGaattgtaaatatttctGGCTAGTTTATTTcccattgaaatttgtaaaatatcTCTATGGCTACATCGTTCTTTGTGTTCTATTAGTAATTTCTGCTCTTCCAATTATAGGTCCTTTCCTCTTCCATTTTCTAGTCTCTCCATTTATCACCAAGATTTATTTTAGCAAAAATTTAAGAATTAATGGTGTTAGTAACATTAATagacaaaattttttctacGATAATTTAGGTTCATACGTCGCTTTTGGTCTTACTGCTGGGTTTTTAGAGTCTATACCAATAATCGCAGGTTTTATGTTATCTGTCAATTCAATGTCAAGTGCAATGTGGTTCAATGATAACTTTAACTAA
- the GAL11 gene encoding Gal11p (similar to Saccharomyces cerevisiae GAL11 (YOL051W); ancestral locus Anc_7.81), whose translation MDLPGKDTLTVEERSSNVAELLKVLMDINVINGGNNDTAEKMKVHAKNFERALFAKCSSRKEYLDSMKEKVNAMRNTRDTRKKQINSNNMNSNASGVQNVNNNNPNYLSNAMNMNSQTFLNQQAQARQQAAQQLKDRQQQAAAAAVAAQQQAHIQQQGKTQLTPQQQQLINQMKIALIPRELLQRIPNIPKGVNTWQQITELAQQKRLTPHDMQVAKEVYKIHQQLLYKSKLQQHATAVNQQQQQQQQQQQQQPQQQNDMSGTMNNNNATNTNSANNNMNNRNPNELPNVLGQINQLFSQDEQRALLQEAIEACKSFQKTQYGSNMTDANKQNFIRKYINQKALKKIQSIRMAQAAAVNANKLQQQQTQIPQQMAPQMPSQIPPQMLPQVQTQRAAANTNIPPNMSQAQIQAQAQQARINTQQQQQQQQQQQQHQQQQQHQQQHQHQHQQQQQQQQQQQQQQQQQMRPKSAAAIMQLLQPTQRDVEIVKKISSDAARTPLRLSDLTSTIPPNEREEIKRKLQANQQLFAQVSSYAPQVYVFTKSEAFLKEVLKLRIFVKEILEKCSKGIFVVKLDTVDKLIMKYQKYWDSMKIQIIRRQQLIQQQQQELQGGNSLPMANNNNTINDNKPLSQQQRVQGSMQQLQQNREQQQQPPQQWPPVPVQEQNTPAFSPPPPTRKNAPDMMSDKQQPLYMPQKEMNQPSNIVSAGPASAASFTQPKKELTGKATNRSKSTSKKVSPANVSPLSNGKSMTPTINYNGLSPAVNNNLKSTQKSPSPLTVDNNSTQDNAFKKEEDHLQALNSKKLEVISRFKHRQEIFSNSSMDLFLFSLADAMNLNELEIEQPILKFNQSFIDSTNGKKKRKMSKVAQRARERDVVELSIVDSKLLMKSKRDQNAKNDYGIKLSCIGSIFKKLENNNIIGELNNFQTPKTYTAISNNKRQFSEITPEEDVETKKIKLDHPVEDNKGLVDVWNWDFWSND comes from the coding sequence ATGGATTTGCCTGGTAAGGATACACTTACAGTGGAGGAACGTTCTTCGAACGTTGCCGAACTACTGAAAGTTTTGATGGATATCAATGTCATCAATGGTGGTAACAACGATACAGCTGAAAAGATGAAAGTTCATGCGAAGAACTTCGAAAGAGCCCTATTTGCGAAATGTTCCTccagaaaagaatatttggaTAGCATGAAGGAGAAGGTTAATGCGATGCGTAACACTAGAGATACTAGGAAGAAGCAGATAAACTCGAACAATATGAATTCTAATGCAAGTGGAGTGCAAAACgtcaataataataatccGAACTATCTTTCTAATGCTATGAATATGAACTCTCAGACATTTTTGAACCAACAAGCTCAAGCTAGACAGCAAGCTGCCCAACAGCTAAAAGATAGGCAACAGCAGGCTGCGGCTGCGGCTGTAGCTGCACAACAACAGGCCCATATACAGCAACAAGGTAAGACACAGCTAACAccacaacaacagcaactCATTAACCAAATGAAGATTGCTCTGATCCCAAGAGAGTTACTACAACGAATCCCAAACATACCAAAAGGTGTGAATACATGGCAACAAATTACAGAACTGGCGCAGCAGAAACGTTTAACTCCACACGATATGCAAGTTGCAAAAGAGGTTTATAAAATCCATCAACagttattatataaatcaaaGCTACAGCAGCACGCAACTGCTGTGAATcagcaacagcagcagcagcaacagcagcaacagcagcaaccACAGCAACAAAATGATATGTCTGGAACAATGAATAACAATAATGCCACTAATACCAATAGtgcaaataataatatgaataatAGGAATCCGAACGAACTACCAAATGTTCTAGGACAAATAAACCAATTGTTTAGTCAGGACGAACAAAGGGCTCTTTTACAGGAAGCTATTGAAGCTTGTAAAAGTTTCCAAAAAACTCAATATGGCAGTAATATGACCGACGCTAATAagcaaaattttataagaaaatatattaatcaaaaggcattgaaaaagatacaGAGCATTAGAATGGCTCAAGCTGCTGCTGTAAATGCAAATAAACTCCAGCAGCAACAAACACAAATACCACAGCAGATGGCACCACAAATGCCGTCACAAATTCCACCCCAGATGCTTCCTCAAGTTCAAACGCAGAGAGCAGCTGCCAATACTAATATTCCTCCAAATATGTCTCAAGCACAGATTCAAGCACAAGCTCAGCAAGCAAGAATAAACACtcaacaacagcaacagcaacagcaacagcaacagcaacatcaacagcaacagcaacatcaacaacaacatCAACATCAACatcaacagcaacagcaacaacaacaacagcaacaacaacagcaacaacagcagATGCGTCCAAAAAGCGCTGCTGCAATCATGCAGTTACTACAACCAACGCAAAGAGATGTAGAAATTGTTAAGAAGATATCTAGCGATGCTGCAAGAACTCCATTGAGGCTTTCTGATCTAACTAGTACGATTCCCCCTAATGAGAGAGAggaaatcaaaagaaaactacAGGCAAACCAACAATTGTTCGCTCAAGTCTCAAGCTATGCCCCACAAGTTTACGTTTTCACGAAAAGTGAAGcctttttgaaagaagtaTTGAAGTTACGTATTTTTGTTAAAGAAATCCTGGAGAAATGTTCTAAAGGTATCTTCGTTGTAAAATTGGATACCGttgataaattaattaTGAAATACCAGAAATATTGGGATAGTATGAAAATCCAAATAATAAGAAGGCAACAGTTGattcaacaacaacagcaagaGTTGCAAGGTGGAAACAGTCTTCCTATGGccaataataacaatactATCAATGACAATAAGCCATTATCACAACAGCAACGTGTACAAGGTTCGATGCAGCAGTTGCAACAGAACCGAgaacagcaacagcaaccACCACAACAGTGGCCACCAGTTCCTGTCCAAGAGCAAAACACACCTGCATTCTCACCACCGCCACCTACTAGAAAGAACGCTCCTGATATGATGAGTGACAAACAACAACCGCTCTACATGCCACAGAAGGAGATGAATCAGCCATCAAATATTGTGTCTGCTGGACCAGCCAGCGCGGCCTCCTTTACACAACCTAAGAAAGAACTTACGGGCAAGGCTACTAATCGTTCGAAGTCAACTAGTAAAAAAGTATCTCCAGCCAATGTATCGCCATTGAGTAATGGGAAATCGATGACACCAACGATTAATTATAATGGGTTATCACCAGCTGTGAATAATAATCTTAAGTCAACACAAAAATCTCCATCTCCATTAACTGTAGATAACAATTCAACACAAGACAATGCATTCAAGAAGGAAGAGGACCATTTACAAGCTTtgaattccaaaaaattggaGGTTATATCGAGGTTTAAACATAGgcaagaaatattttcgaattcttcaatggatttatttttattctctTTGGCGGATgcaatgaatttgaatgaattagaaattgaacaaccgattttgaaattcaatcaaTCATTTATTGATTCGACTAATggtaagaagaagagaaagatgaGTAAAGTCGCTCAAAGAGCTCGTGAACGTGATGTTGTTGAGTTATCTATTGTAGATTCCAAGTTATTAATGAAGAGTAAAAGAGATCAAAATGCTAAAAATGATTATGGCATTAAGTTGAGTTGTATTGgttcaattttcaagaaattggaaaataataatattattggtgaattaaataatttccAAACGCCAAAGACTTATACTGCGATTAGCAATAATAAGAGAcaattttctgaaattaCTCCTGAGGAGGACGTCGAGacgaagaaaattaaactTGATCATCCTGTGGAGGATAATAAAGGACTTGTTGACGTTTGGAACTGGGATTTTTGGTCAAATGACTag
- the FUN30 gene encoding DNA-dependent ATPase FUN30 (similar to Saccharomyces cerevisiae FUN30 (YAL019W); ancestral locus Anc_7.80), which produces MEDNSENEVQVPGTSSPVIPTTMSSSPLKPPETDSKVDAFRDKFTYRPSDHAITGVFTKKEPTSFDDQVLTLEKEFPDFSRTLIQAVFKSNSFNLEHARARLERIKSQRNIWSSTSPQRSSSNQSNSSKRLNSIQTTKITLNKPNESIYHRYSNVMKESKKAYDPKNLEAISLPNYLPMKQLKHELPKPTSKKRKLVRGDKITELDSKLLKLKAKKLMEKEDEDSYDENEDDKNETEDDISDDYEDEDQHANGVDIDTQILEFLNTADPLDISDLAETTFEKAKLIVSKRPFNNLVIFADMDFTTHSKEDEEEEKSQNKRKRSRGQKKEGERFLEKINQSIRGYNALDSLLKQCSSYGKLISSQMSRWGVQLNNQESNDVVSFMTVDQDDDDSENAVVDEFDETEVSNTPTPDPTSLVNKIKKTTIGDSDDEDFQEEEEEEELEDDEDDEDYDEDGSNKRISVPGKRGLRIQRKGLIKFFKGKPRLLSGEIELKDYQQTGINWLNLLYHNQMSCILADDMGLGKTCQVISFLAYLKQINESGPHLIVVPSSTLENWLREFKKFCPALRIEPYYGSQNERAELREMLEDSNNYDVIVTTYNLAAGNKYDVSFLKGLQFNVVVYDEGHMLKNSMSERFNKLMKIRGSFRLLLTGTPLQNNLKELMSLLEFIMPSLFESKKESLATVFKQRARTTDDNKDHNPLLVQEAIERAKTMMKPFILRRRKDQVLKHLPAKHLKIEKCEMKETQKEIYRREIQHVIDHKEGKETSSSKNLIMALRKASIHPLLFRHIYDDKVIDKMSTAILSEPQYSEDGNKQYIMEDMSYMTDFELHRLCQNFPRTLSKFQLSNDEWMQSGKVDTLITILDNIINKKKEKVLIFSLFTQVLDILEMVLSTLSYKFLRLDGSTQVNERQNIIDKFYEDQTIPIFILSTKAGGFGINLVCANNVVIFDQSFNPHDDRQAADRSHRVGQTKEVTITTLITKDSIEEKIHQLAKNKLALDLSVSEDDKKAEENLENKVSDMLEDLVFQEQQSK; this is translated from the coding sequence ATGGAAGACAATTCTGAGAACGAAGTTCAAGTTCCTGGGACGTCATCGCCAGTTATACCGACTACCATGTCATCATCACCTTTAAAACCACCTGAAACTGATTCAAAAGTGGATGCCTTCCGTGATAAATTCACATATAGACCAAGTGACCATGCTATTACTGGGGTTTTTACTAAGAAAGAGCCTACCTCTTTTGATGATCAAGTTCTGACGTTAGAAAAGGAATTTCCCGATTTTTCCAGGACATTGATCCAAGCTGTCTTTAAGTCAAATTCCTTCAATTTGGAGCACGCAAGAGCCAGGTTAGAGAGGATCAAGTctcaaagaaatatatgGTCATCTACGTCACCTCAAAGAAGCTCAAGCAATCAAAGTAACAGTTCCAAAAGACTAAATTCCATTCAAACCACCAAAATTACATTAAATAAACCAAATGAATCAATATACCATAGGTACTCAAACGTTAtgaaagaatcaaagaaagCCTATGATCCAAAAAACCTCGAGGCGATTTCTTTACCAAATTATTTGCCAATGAAACAACTCAAACACGAATTACCAAAACCAACTTctaagaagagaaaattaGTTAGAGGTGATAAGATAACTGAATTAGATTCAAaactattgaaattaaaagccaaaaaattgatggaaAAGGAAGATGAGGATAGttatgatgaaaatgaagatgataagaATGAGACAGAAGATGATATCTCTGATGATTATGAAGACGAAGATCAACATGCCAACGGTGTTGACATTGATACTCAAATCTTAGAGTTTTTAAATACTGCAGATCCGCTGGATATTTCAGATCTAGCAGAGActacttttgaaaaggCAAAATTAATAGTCTCAAAGAGACCCTTTAACAATCTGGTAATTTTCGCAGATATGGATTTTACTACTCATTcgaaagaagatgaagaggaagagaaGTCccaaaataaaagaaagaggaGTCGTGGACAGAAGAAGGAAGGTGAGAGATTCTTGGagaaaattaatcaatCAATAAGAGGTTACAATGCATTAGACTCCTTATTGAAACAATGTTCTTCATATGGTAAACTTATTTCATCACAAATGTCTAGATGGGGTGTCCAATTGAATAATCAGGAAAGTAATGATGTTGTGAGTTTCATGACTGTTGAtcaagatgatgatgactCTGAAAATGCCGTGGTAGATGAATTCGATGAAACAGAAGTCAGTAATACGCCAACACCTGACCCAACATCATTAgttaataaaataaagaagaCAACCATTGGTgatagtgatgatgaagattttcaagaagaagaggaggaagaagaattagaagatgatgaggatgatgaagattatGATGAAGATGGAAGCAATAAACGGATATCCGTCCCTGGTAAAAGAGGTCTGCgtattcaaagaaaaggtCTGatcaagtttttcaaaggtAAGCCAAGATTACTTAGCGGCGAAATAGAGTTGAAAGATTATCAGCAAACCGGTATAAATTGGTTAAATTTGTTATATCATAACCAAATGTCTTGTATACTCGCTGATGATATGGGTCTCGGTAAGACATGCCAGGTGATTTCCTTTTTAGCTTATTTAAAACAAATTAATGAATCAGGACCACATCTTATCGTGGTTCCATCTTCCACTTTGGAAAACTGGCTAAGGGAGTTTAAGAAGTTCTGTCCAGCATTAAGGATTGAACCATACTATGGATCTCAGAATGAAAGAGCTGAATTACGTGAAATGTTAGAAGACAGCAATAACTATGATGTAATTGTGACAACTTACAATCTGGCTGCTGGTAATAAATACGACGTCTCTTTTTTGAAGGGCCTCCAGTTCAATGTTGTAGTATACGATGAAGGTCATATGTTAAAGAACTCAATGAGCGAAAGATTCAATAagttaatgaaaattaGAGGGTCATTCAGGTTATTACTTACTGGTACACCATTgcaaaataatttaaagGAGTTGATGTCTCTGTTGGAGTTCATTATGCCTTCATTGTTTGAATCCAAGAAAGAATCACTCGCCACTGTTTTCAAGCAACGTGCAAGAACCACCGATGACAACAAGGACCACAATCCATTGTTAGTACAAGAAGCCATTGAAAGGGCTAAGACCATGATGAAGCCATTTATTTTGAGAAGACGTAAGGATCAAGTTCTAAAACATCTACCTGCTAagcatttgaaaattgaaaaatgtgaAATGAAGGAAACTCAAAAGGAAATATACCGTCGTGAAATTCAACATGTTATTGATCATAAAGAAGGAAAGGAAACATCCTCttctaaaaatttgattatgGCTTTAAGAAAAGCTTCTATACATCCATTATTGTTCAGACATATTTATGATGACAAAGTCATAGATAAAATGAGTACGGCAATACTTTCGGAACCACAGTATTCGGAAGACGGTAACAAACAATATATAATGGAGGATATGAGTTACATGACAGATTTTGAATTGCATCGACTATGCCAAAATTTCCCTCGCACTTTATCAAAGTTTCAATTAAGCAACGACGAATGGATGCAATCAGGTAAAGTGGATACATTAATCACCATATTAGacaatatcatcaataaaaagaaagagaaagtcttaatcttttcattatttacGCAGGTGTTAGATATATTGGAGATGGTTTTGAGTACATTGAGCTATAAGTTTTTACGTTTGGACGGGTCCACACAAGTTAACGAGAGACAAAATATCATTGATAAGTTTTACGAAGATCAAACCATTCCAATCTTCATTTTATCAACTAAAGCTGGTGGGTTTGGTATCAATTTAGTTTGTGCCAATAACGTAGTTatatttgatcaaagttttaATCCTCATGATGACAGACAGGCTGCTGATAGATCACACCGTGTGGGACAGACCAAAGAGGTTACAATAACCACATTAATCACGAAGGATTCaattgaagagaaaatacATCAATTGGCCAAAAACAAATTAGCGTTGGACTTGAGTGTCAGTGAAGATGACAAGAAGGCTGAggaaaatttggaaaacaAAGTAAGCGATATGCTAGAAGATCTTGTCTTCCAAGAGCAACAATCCAAATAG
- the ATS1 gene encoding Ats1p (similar to Saccharomyces cerevisiae ATS1 (YAL020C); ancestral locus Anc_7.79), which yields MVVQESLELDGDKKIEKVSCGGNHTVILLQDGRLLSSGDGEMGQVDRAPGLGWKYMETGLLINDVACGWEFTIAIDNNNAVFARGYGPKGELGLGESRVQATTFEKIMDIDEGFHGKLFSSFQNCTLLVQGSKNGSKVYGWGSNLKCQLLEPKCKSVFHPTLIYENNDITIDYVAMGKDFMVLVDIEGQVVDVRGSIPTDFHVNEWKGRKNLKVYCMWSSIHIWCGNKLYSYGFGHFGQLFDKDFKLDNVVDIGMGSEHGIIVMKCASSYKVLCWGWGEHGNCGSLTNDKHKIVNDRSNTTSPLNEILTCKNVPLVYGGCATTWIVTRD from the coding sequence ATGGTAGTCCAAGAATCCCTAGAATTAGATGGtgataaaaaaatcgaGAAAGTTTCTTGTGGAGGTAATCACACGGTTATACTGTTACAGGATGGAAGACTTCTTTCATCTGGAGATGGAGAAATGGGCCAGGTTGATAGGGCTCCAGGATTAGGATGGAAATACATGGAGACAGGTTTGCTTATTAATGATGTCGCATGCGGTTGGGAATTTACAATTGCCATAGACAACAATAATGCAGTGTTCGCTAGGGGCTATGGGCCCAAGGGAGAGCTGGGACTAGGTGAATCTAGAGTTCAAGCCACAACATTTGAGAAAATCATGGATATAGATGAGGGGTTTCACGGTAAGTTGTTCTCATCgtttcaaaattgtacTTTACTTGTTCAAGGAAGTAAAAATGGTAGTAAAGTTTATGGATGGGGTAGTAATTTAAAATGTCAATTATTAGAACCGAAATGTAAGTCGGTATTCCATCCGACACTGATATATGAAAACAATGACATTACTATTGATTATGTAGCCATGGGTAAGGACTTCATGGTTCTTGTTGATATAGAGGGACAAGTAGTTGACGTTAGAGGTTCTATACCAACCGATTTCCACGTAAACGAATGGAAGGGCCGAAAGAACTTGAAAGTTTACTGTATGTGGTCTTCGATTCATATTTGGTGTGGCAATAAACTCTACTCCTATGGATTTGGACATTTTGGCcaattatttgataaagattTTAAGCTAGATAACGTTGTTGATATCGGAATGGGTAGTGAACATGGAATAATTGTAATGAAATGTGCTTCAAGTTACAAGGTTCTTTGTTGGGGCTGGGGTGAACACGGTAACTGTGGATCACTCACAAATGACAAGCATAAGATTGTAAACGACCGTTCAAATACGACGAGTCCgttaaatgaaattttaacaTGTAAAAATGTTCCTTTGGTATATGGTGGTTGTGCAACCACTTGGATCGTTACAAGAGATTGA